In one Planktothrix serta PCC 8927 genomic region, the following are encoded:
- the smc gene encoding chromosome segregation protein SMC, which yields MVHIKRVELTNFKSFGGTTAVPLLPGFTVVSGPNGSGKSNILDALLFALGLSSSKGMRAERLPDLVNNAQSRKGTVETLVTVTFDLSDYEGEPLESDSEETDNSLSPETETETSVETLHATSLQGDETFQQIPNYEPPLEWTVARKLRVTKQGTYTSTYYINGEACTQTQLHEQLNKLRIYPEGYNVVLQGDVTGIITMKPRERREIIDELAGVASFDRKITLAKEKLDAVKDREERSRIVEQELIAQRDRLDKDRAKAEKYQQLREEFQQKSQWETVLNYQTLQQQQGRLREQIEADDRTLTELNEQRQHQDQKIHTTSVQLEALNAHVKAMGEEELIALQSSLATEEAQQRQLQTRSAELETALQQTVTQIHQTEQELRQQYQTLDGLAIEKDQETLNLGQRQRERDTLQTTVERGREATSEVAQQAESWMLQQTELHRQIETLQKTLDPHRTEQARLRERVEQLQRQLSEQQQSITTLAEELSQKTIGLQSATTQRDATSQQVTTLTQQVTEAETNLQVQQETQTRLLQEQRERQRKLDKLEAQHQAQQEATGSYATKIIAQSGISGLCGLVCQLGQVEPQYQLALETAAGARLGHIVVEDDSVAAAAIEFLKRQQAGRATFLPLNKIQGNRSNLPNLATMRNLPGLIDLAVNLIEYEPRYKDIFAYVFGNTLVFNNLSNARKVLGQYRIVTLEGELLETTGAMTGGSVSSRSSLHFGTDQGSAEARNIAALKERLEEIERILERCNRSIEEASQTVKLRSQQLNEVRQTLRDHQQQVSLLESEMRTLNHQQEQLRSQLEKNTQEFNTAQIRLKNLEAEIPNLETKLQQDREVLAQLEATHSHSEWQQLQGVLRTQETELQQKENALRTVQQRLIEIENQQTRLQDKIQEGNQKLEAIRQEQKSLTQKLETVKTQSAEIHQKIQQTRVKVSQVEAKLGEEKKQRDQVETQLGELRLAKQQLDWQIEKLQETQLGRREQLAIKLEQIAAIRTELPEPLPNIPHNLDLAALQRDLRSLQKRMEALEPVNMLALEEFERTQTRLEELTQKLTTLEGERTELLLRIENFTTLRRRAFQEAFDAVNENFQTIFAQLSEGDGYLEIDNPEDPFTSGLNLIAHPKGKPVQRLTSMSGGEKSLTALSFIFALQKYRPSPFYAFDEVDMFLDGSNVERLARMIKSQTEQAQFIVVSLRRPMMEASQRTIGVTQARGAYTQVLGIKL from the coding sequence ATGGTTCATATCAAGCGTGTCGAACTCACTAACTTTAAATCTTTTGGTGGTACAACCGCAGTGCCATTACTACCTGGGTTTACAGTCGTTTCCGGCCCCAACGGTTCCGGCAAATCCAATATTCTCGATGCGTTATTATTTGCATTAGGGTTATCCTCTTCTAAAGGAATGCGGGCGGAACGTTTACCCGATCTGGTGAATAATGCCCAAAGCCGCAAGGGAACGGTTGAAACCCTTGTTACCGTTACCTTTGACCTCTCTGACTATGAGGGTGAACCCTTGGAGAGTGATAGCGAAGAAACTGATAATAGTTTATCCCCAGAAACTGAAACCGAAACATCTGTAGAGACGTTGCATGCAACGTCTCTACAAGGGGATGAAACGTTCCAACAGATACCGAATTATGAACCCCCCTTAGAATGGACGGTTGCGCGGAAATTAAGGGTGACTAAACAGGGAACTTATACCTCGACTTATTATATTAATGGTGAAGCTTGTACCCAAACACAACTCCATGAACAGTTGAATAAATTGCGAATTTATCCTGAAGGATATAACGTCGTTTTACAAGGGGATGTTACGGGTATTATTACGATGAAACCCCGTGAACGTCGAGAAATTATTGATGAGTTGGCGGGAGTTGCTTCTTTTGATCGAAAAATTACCTTAGCCAAGGAAAAATTAGATGCGGTTAAGGATAGGGAAGAACGCAGTCGTATTGTAGAACAAGAATTAATTGCCCAACGCGATCGCTTAGATAAGGATCGCGCAAAAGCCGAAAAATATCAACAACTGCGAGAAGAATTTCAACAAAAAAGTCAATGGGAAACCGTTCTTAATTATCAAACTTTACAACAACAACAAGGACGACTGCGAGAACAAATTGAAGCGGATGATCGCACGTTAACCGAACTCAATGAACAGCGTCAACACCAAGATCAAAAAATTCACACCACATCGGTACAACTGGAAGCACTCAACGCTCATGTTAAGGCGATGGGGGAGGAAGAACTGATCGCCCTTCAGTCGAGTTTAGCCACCGAAGAAGCACAACAGCGTCAACTGCAAACCCGGTCTGCGGAACTAGAAACCGCCCTGCAACAAACCGTAACTCAAATTCACCAAACAGAACAGGAACTGCGTCAACAATATCAAACTTTGGATGGTCTGGCTATTGAAAAAGACCAGGAAACCCTGAATTTGGGCCAACGGCAACGGGAACGGGATACCCTACAAACAACGGTAGAACGGGGTCGGGAGGCGACTTCTGAGGTCGCACAACAGGCGGAAAGCTGGATGCTGCAACAAACGGAACTCCACCGACAAATTGAGACGTTGCAAAAAACCCTTGACCCCCACCGTACCGAACAAGCACGACTGCGGGAACGGGTTGAACAGTTGCAGCGCCAACTTTCCGAGCAGCAACAGTCTATTACCACCTTGGCTGAGGAGTTATCGCAAAAAACCATAGGGTTACAAAGTGCTACCACTCAACGAGATGCGACGTCTCAACAGGTGACAACCTTAACTCAGCAGGTGACGGAGGCGGAAACTAACTTACAAGTTCAGCAGGAAACCCAAACTCGTCTGTTACAGGAACAACGGGAACGTCAGCGCAAATTGGATAAATTAGAGGCGCAACACCAAGCCCAACAGGAAGCAACGGGAAGTTATGCCACTAAAATTATCGCTCAGTCGGGAATTTCGGGGCTCTGTGGGTTAGTGTGTCAGTTGGGACAGGTTGAACCCCAATATCAGTTAGCGTTGGAAACGGCGGCGGGTGCGCGGTTGGGTCATATTGTGGTCGAGGATGATAGTGTGGCAGCGGCGGCTATTGAATTTTTGAAGCGTCAACAAGCAGGACGAGCGACGTTTTTACCGTTAAATAAAATTCAGGGAAATCGTTCAAATCTTCCTAATTTAGCGACGATGAGAAATTTGCCAGGGTTAATTGATTTAGCCGTAAATTTAATCGAATATGAACCTAGATATAAAGATATTTTTGCTTATGTTTTTGGCAATACTTTGGTTTTTAATAATCTCAGTAATGCTCGAAAAGTATTAGGACAATATCGAATTGTTACTTTAGAAGGAGAATTATTAGAAACAACGGGAGCCATGACGGGGGGAAGTGTTTCCTCTCGATCTAGTTTACATTTTGGCACGGATCAAGGGTCAGCCGAAGCGAGAAATATTGCGGCATTGAAGGAACGGTTAGAGGAAATTGAACGAATTTTAGAACGCTGTAACCGTAGTATTGAAGAAGCGAGTCAAACGGTGAAATTGCGATCGCAACAACTGAATGAAGTCAGACAAACCTTGCGAGATCATCAACAACAAGTTTCCCTGTTAGAGTCGGAAATGAGAACGTTAAATCATCAGCAGGAACAATTGCGATCGCAATTAGAAAAAAATACCCAAGAATTCAATACCGCCCAAATTCGCTTAAAGAATTTAGAGGCAGAAATTCCTAATTTAGAAACAAAGTTACAACAAGATCGGGAAGTATTAGCGCAATTAGAAGCCACCCATAGTCATAGTGAATGGCAACAACTCCAAGGGGTATTAAGAACCCAAGAAACCGAGTTACAACAAAAGGAAAATGCCCTGAGAACTGTACAACAACGGTTAATTGAAATTGAGAATCAACAAACTCGTTTACAGGATAAAATTCAAGAGGGAAATCAGAAATTAGAAGCCATTCGTCAAGAACAGAAATCTTTAACACAAAAGTTAGAAACTGTCAAGACACAATCAGCAGAAATTCATCAAAAAATTCAACAAACCCGTGTAAAAGTTTCCCAAGTAGAAGCTAAATTAGGAGAGGAGAAAAAACAACGGGATCAAGTTGAAACTCAGTTAGGAGAATTGCGGTTAGCCAAACAACAATTAGACTGGCAAATTGAGAAATTACAAGAAACTCAACTCGGAAGACGGGAACAATTAGCGATTAAATTAGAACAAATTGCAGCTATTCGGACTGAACTGCCTGAACCGTTACCTAATATTCCTCATAATTTAGATTTAGCAGCGTTACAACGGGATTTGCGATCGCTCCAAAAACGCATGGAAGCCTTAGAACCTGTGAATATGTTAGCGTTAGAAGAATTTGAACGCACCCAAACTCGGTTAGAAGAATTAACCCAAAAATTAACTACCTTAGAAGGGGAAAGAACCGAATTATTATTGAGAATTGAGAACTTTACCACCTTACGCCGTCGCGCTTTTCAAGAAGCCTTTGATGCGGTTAATGAGAATTTCCAAACTATTTTTGCTCAACTGTCTGAAGGAGATGGTTATTTAGAAATTGATAACCCAGAAGATCCCTTTACAAGTGGTTTAAATTTAATTGCTCACCCCAAAGGAAAACCCGTGCAACGGTTAACCTCGATGTCGGGGGGTGAAAAATCCTTAACGGCTTTAAGCTTTATTTTTGCCCTCCAAAAATATCGTCCTTCACCCTTTTATGCTTTCGATGAAGTTGATATGTTTTTAGATGGTTCAAACGTGGAAAGATTGGCTAGAATGATTAAAAGTCAAACCGAACAAGCGCAATTTATTGTTGTTAGTTTACGCCGTCCGATGATGGAAGCTTCCCAACGCACTATCGGCGTCACCCAAGCCAGAGGTGCTTACACCCAAGTCTTGGGTATTAAGCTTTAA
- a CDS encoding RloB family protein encodes MARKGKLGQKATKEIIERPKNVKRYEYFFLIVCEDGKTEPEYFKQFVDLFPDRTLYVRPVGTGLSPLGVVERAIIEKAKLQKESKREFGRDDAVWVVFDKDDADLNDTKRRNFNEAFKIAKQNKFEIAYSNEAFELWFLLHLEEVPSHPPIPRSDIYTRLGELIRQNPNESNFVYDHGNIEIVEKINQFGNELNAIERAEILLQAQKGVAPIQANPSTKVHLLVKELRDWAKFYSD; translated from the coding sequence ATGGCAAGAAAAGGTAAGTTAGGACAAAAGGCAACTAAAGAAATAATTGAACGTCCAAAAAACGTCAAGCGTTATGAATACTTTTTTTTAATTGTTTGTGAAGATGGAAAAACTGAGCCAGAATATTTTAAACAATTTGTCGATCTGTTTCCTGATCGCACATTGTATGTAAGACCAGTAGGCACAGGTTTATCACCGTTAGGTGTTGTCGAACGAGCAATTATTGAAAAAGCTAAATTACAAAAAGAATCTAAGAGAGAATTTGGCAGAGATGATGCTGTTTGGGTTGTTTTTGATAAAGATGATGCTGATCTAAATGATACTAAAAGACGGAATTTTAATGAAGCATTTAAAATAGCAAAACAAAATAAATTTGAAATTGCATATAGCAATGAAGCTTTTGAGCTTTGGTTTTTACTACACCTAGAGGAAGTTCCTTCTCATCCTCCTATTCCTAGATCGGATATTTACACTCGTCTAGGAGAACTTATAAGGCAAAATCCCAATGAGTCTAATTTCGTATACGATCATGGTAATATAGAAATAGTCGAAAAAATCAACCAATTTGGTAACGAATTAAACGCAATTGAACGGGCTGAAATTCTTTTACAGGCCCAAAAGGGAGTTGCACCAATACAAGCTAATCCCAGTACAAAAGTTCATTTACTTGTCAAAGAGCTAAGAGACTGGGCAAAATTTTATTCTGACTAG
- a CDS encoding AAA family ATPase, with translation MLIEFRVANYISIGEEQVLSLVPAPKQKEHSENIIQRGKHQALNAVAIYGANASGKSNLLKAMGILGKLINFSARFSSTTKLPYDPFLLREDWINKPTFFEIVFLIAEDRYRYGVEFNQNQIVSEWLFRKSIGREVNLFQRSQDIIDVSSDLKASSTIIDAAIEATKDNGLFLSTCDMLNIEEAKNIIHWFDKYTIIDGLNTDHEAIKTISLWENQEYRQKIKEYFTSLNLGIIDLEVQGQDFDPLELSEKIPDEFKNFLINELTGAKKYTVYSTHRIYDSQYQETQKSIAWELNKHESPGTQKIFNLSGPILWTLMNGGLLIIDEIEGKLHPIMTLHTISMFLNKKTNPNQAQLIFATHDTNLLSYAKFRRDQIYFTEKNHWESTEFYSLSDFIYRGKNNTISEKERPDRDKEKRYFEGRYGAIPVLPKPDQDSCNSNSVSLKSNGKKR, from the coding sequence ATGTTGATAGAATTTAGAGTCGCTAACTACATATCAATTGGAGAAGAACAAGTGTTAAGCTTGGTTCCTGCCCCAAAGCAAAAGGAGCATTCTGAAAATATCATTCAAAGGGGAAAGCATCAGGCTTTAAACGCTGTGGCTATATATGGTGCTAACGCTAGTGGAAAATCCAACCTGTTGAAAGCAATGGGTATACTGGGAAAATTAATTAATTTTTCTGCACGTTTCTCTTCGACAACAAAGTTACCCTACGACCCTTTTTTACTGAGAGAAGATTGGATTAATAAACCTACATTTTTTGAAATTGTTTTTTTAATTGCAGAAGATAGATACAGATATGGGGTGGAGTTTAACCAAAATCAAATAGTCTCAGAATGGTTATTTAGAAAATCTATAGGAAGAGAAGTTAACTTATTTCAAAGAAGCCAAGATATCATTGATGTTTCTTCGGATTTAAAAGCTTCTTCAACGATTATTGATGCCGCAATAGAAGCAACAAAAGACAACGGATTATTTTTATCAACTTGCGATATGTTAAATATTGAAGAAGCAAAAAATATTATTCATTGGTTCGATAAATATACAATCATAGATGGATTAAATACAGATCATGAGGCAATCAAAACTATTAGTCTCTGGGAAAATCAAGAATATCGTCAAAAAATTAAGGAATATTTTACTAGCCTAAATTTGGGAATTATTGATTTAGAGGTTCAAGGCCAAGATTTTGATCCATTAGAATTGTCAGAAAAAATACCAGATGAATTTAAGAACTTTTTGATTAACGAACTCACCGGAGCGAAAAAATATACTGTCTATTCAACACATCGTATTTATGACAGTCAATACCAAGAAACTCAAAAATCAATAGCTTGGGAATTGAATAAACATGAATCCCCAGGAACTCAAAAAATATTTAATTTAAGCGGCCCTATACTATGGACTTTGATGAATGGGGGCTTATTAATCATTGATGAAATTGAAGGGAAATTGCATCCGATCATGACACTTCATACTATCAGTATGTTTTTAAATAAGAAGACTAACCCTAATCAGGCTCAATTAATTTTTGCTACCCATGATACTAATTTATTATCCTATGCCAAATTTAGAAGAGATCAGATATATTTTACTGAAAAAAATCATTGGGAATCAACAGAATTTTATTCTTTATCGGATTTTATCTATAGGGGTAAAAATAATACAATATCAGAAAAAGAAAGACCGGATAGAGATAAAGAAAAAAGATATTTTGAAGGTAGATATGGCGCAATACCAGTTTTACCCAAGCCTGATCAAGATTCATGCAATTCTAATTCAGTTTCATTAAAAAGCAATGGCAAGAAAAGGTAA
- the uvrA gene encoding excinuclease ABC subunit UvrA → MNSTSLSDPLPYPNNTPNSIRIRGAKQHNLKNIDLELPRDRLIVFTGVSGSGKSSLAFDTIFAEGQRRYVESLSAYARQFLGQLDKPDVDAIEGLSPAISIDQKSTSHNPRSTVGTVTEIYDYLRLLFGRAGQPHCPICDRNIAPQTIDEMCDRIMELPDRTKFMILAPVVRGKKGTHRKLLSSLASQGFVRVRVNSEVFELSENIELDKNYTHTIEIVIDRLIKKPGMEERLADSLGTCLKQSSGIAVIEVLDDTSDKVSASRSNNKYISTDPKIARSGDKNVAENSDTSYEVETENLEASSISSQLVFSENFACPEHGAVMEELSPRLFSFNSPFGACSRCHGLGHLKTFSPELVIPDLTQPVYTAITPWSEKDNTYYLSLLHSVSQAFGFEITTPWNHLTPEQQKILLYGSEEPILIETDSRYRENKGYYRPYIGVIPLLQRQYEETASELQKQKLEQYLIDQPCEDCQGKRLKSEALAVRVGQYQINQLTEVSIRDCLDRINQLNLTERQAKIAELVLREIKARLQFLLDVGLDYLTLARTASTLSGGEAQRIRLATQIGAGLTGVLYVLDEPSIGLHQRDNHKLLNTLIKLRDLGNTLIVVEHDEETIRAADHLVDIGPGAGVHGGEIVAQGNIDVLLKSETSLTGAYLSGRLKIATPANRRTGNGKSIKLSNATRNNLNHITVEIPLGKLVSITGVSGSGKSTLMNELLYPALQHHFTRKVPFPKDLKTVEGLDALDKVIVIDQSPIGRTPRSNPATYTGVFDIIREVFTATIEAKARGYKAGQFSFNVKGGRCEACGGQGVNIIEMNFLPDVYVQCEVCKGARYNRETLQAKYKGYSIADVLNMPVETALEVFENIPRAASRLQTLVDVGLGYIQLGQPAPTLSGGEAQRVKLASELSKRATGKTLYLIDEPTTGLSFYDVHQLLNVLQRLVDKGNSILVIEHNLDVIRCADWVIDLGPEGGDKGGELIAEGTPEDIAKNNKSYTGIYLKGVLGLPVEAK, encoded by the coding sequence GTGAACTCAACATCACTTTCTGACCCCCTACCCTATCCCAACAACACCCCCAACAGTATTCGTATTCGGGGTGCGAAACAACATAATTTGAAAAATATTGATTTAGAATTACCGCGCGATCGCTTAATTGTATTTACAGGGGTTTCCGGTTCGGGTAAATCTTCCTTAGCCTTTGATACCATTTTCGCCGAAGGTCAGCGCCGCTATGTAGAATCACTGAGTGCTTATGCGCGACAATTTCTCGGACAACTGGATAAACCCGATGTCGATGCGATTGAAGGGTTGAGTCCTGCTATTTCCATTGACCAGAAATCAACCTCCCATAACCCCCGGTCTACGGTGGGGACGGTTACGGAGATTTATGATTATTTGCGGTTGCTGTTTGGTCGTGCGGGTCAACCCCATTGTCCGATTTGCGATCGCAATATTGCGCCCCAAACGATTGATGAAATGTGCGATCGGATCATGGAACTCCCAGACCGCACCAAATTTATGATTCTTGCTCCTGTTGTCCGAGGGAAAAAGGGGACTCACCGCAAATTATTGTCCAGTTTAGCCTCCCAAGGATTTGTTCGCGTCAGGGTCAATTCCGAGGTTTTTGAACTGTCAGAAAATATCGAGTTAGATAAAAATTATACTCATACGATTGAAATCGTGATTGACCGCTTAATTAAAAAGCCAGGGATGGAGGAACGTCTAGCCGATTCTTTGGGGACTTGTTTAAAGCAATCTAGTGGAATTGCGGTAATAGAGGTATTAGATGATACATCTGATAAGGTATCCGCGTCGCGGTCTAATAATAAGTATATATCAACTGACCCAAAAATTGCAAGATCTGGAGATAAAAATGTTGCAGAAAATAGCGATACTTCTTACGAAGTAGAAACCGAAAATTTAGAAGCTTCATCTATTTCATCACAACTGGTTTTTTCTGAGAATTTCGCCTGTCCTGAACATGGGGCGGTGATGGAAGAACTTTCACCTCGGTTATTTTCTTTTAATTCTCCCTTTGGTGCTTGTTCCCGTTGTCATGGTTTAGGACATCTGAAAACCTTTTCCCCTGAATTAGTCATTCCTGATTTAACTCAACCCGTTTATACCGCCATTACTCCTTGGTCAGAAAAAGATAATACTTATTATCTTTCTTTGCTCCATAGTGTCAGTCAAGCCTTTGGATTTGAGATTACTACTCCTTGGAATCATCTGACTCCAGAACAACAAAAAATCCTCCTCTATGGTTCAGAAGAACCGATTTTAATTGAAACGGATTCTCGCTATCGAGAAAACAAAGGATATTATCGACCCTACATAGGAGTTATTCCCTTATTACAACGTCAATATGAGGAGACTGCTTCAGAATTACAAAAGCAGAAATTAGAACAATATTTAATTGATCAACCTTGCGAAGATTGTCAGGGAAAACGGTTAAAATCAGAAGCTTTAGCGGTGCGCGTCGGACAATATCAAATTAATCAATTAACAGAAGTTTCCATTCGGGATTGTTTAGATCGAATTAATCAGTTAAACCTGACCGAACGCCAAGCAAAAATTGCTGAATTAGTCTTGCGCGAAATTAAAGCTCGATTACAATTTTTACTGGATGTGGGATTAGATTATTTAACCTTAGCCAGAACTGCATCAACATTATCAGGAGGAGAAGCTCAACGCATTCGGTTAGCCACTCAAATTGGAGCCGGGTTAACGGGGGTTTTGTATGTGTTAGATGAACCGAGTATTGGGTTACATCAACGGGATAATCATAAACTCTTAAATACCTTAATTAAATTACGAGATTTAGGTAATACCTTAATTGTGGTTGAACATGATGAAGAAACCATTCGGGCGGCGGATCATTTAGTTGATATTGGGCCGGGGGCGGGAGTGCATGGGGGTGAAATTGTTGCTCAAGGAAATATCGACGTTTTGTTAAAATCAGAAACTTCATTAACGGGTGCTTATTTATCAGGACGCCTAAAAATTGCTACCCCCGCAAACCGAAGAACAGGTAATGGAAAAAGCATTAAATTAAGTAACGCCACTCGCAATAACTTAAATCATATTACCGTTGAAATTCCATTAGGAAAACTCGTGAGTATTACGGGAGTTTCCGGTTCAGGAAAATCAACCTTAATGAATGAATTACTTTATCCCGCTTTACAACATCATTTTACCCGAAAAGTTCCCTTTCCCAAGGATTTAAAAACAGTAGAAGGGTTAGACGCATTGGATAAAGTAATTGTGATTGATCAATCTCCTATTGGTCGGACTCCGAGATCTAACCCTGCAACTTATACCGGAGTTTTTGATATTATTCGAGAGGTTTTTACAGCAACTATTGAAGCTAAAGCCAGAGGTTATAAAGCCGGACAATTTTCTTTTAATGTTAAAGGCGGACGCTGTGAAGCTTGTGGCGGACAGGGGGTTAATATTATTGAAATGAATTTTTTACCGGATGTTTATGTACAATGCGAAGTCTGTAAAGGAGCGAGATATAATCGGGAAACGTTACAGGCGAAATATAAAGGATATTCCATTGCAGATGTGTTAAATATGCCTGTAGAAACCGCTTTAGAAGTGTTTGAAAATATTCCCAGGGCGGCGAGTCGATTACAAACTTTAGTGGATGTGGGTTTAGGTTATATTCAGTTAGGACAACCTGCGCCAACGTTATCGGGAGGAGAAGCACAACGGGTAAAATTAGCGTCAGAATTATCCAAACGCGCAACGGGAAAAACGTTATATTTAATTGATGAACCGACAACGGGTTTATCCTTTTATGATGTGCATCAACTGTTAAATGTGTTACAACGGTTAGTAGATAAAGGGAATTCTATTTTAGTAATTGAACATAATTTAGATGTGATTCGTTGTGCAGATTGGGTAATTGATTTAGGGCCAGAGGGAGGAGATAAAGGCGGAGAATTAATTGCGGAAGGAACACCGGAAGATATTGCTAAAAACAATAAATCTTACACGGGAATATATTTAAAGGGGGTTCTGGGGCTGCCAGTGGAAGCAAAATAA
- a CDS encoding type II toxin-antitoxin system RelE/ParE family toxin, with protein sequence MTEEWQIEFYIESDGTAPVQEFIKDPSLTPGELKQLQLRLKLLRSYGLRLLRERSDILDKIVTETNLYELRLDNTPNNPRIFLCAFVGRRFVLLHGFKKKSRKTPKAEIGIAVRRRDRIIQQQEEN encoded by the coding sequence GTGACAGAAGAATGGCAAATCGAGTTTTACATTGAGTCTGATGGAACTGCACCTGTTCAGGAGTTTATCAAAGATCCGTCATTGACACCAGGGGAACTGAAGCAATTACAACTTCGCCTAAAATTGTTGAGGAGTTATGGATTAAGATTATTAAGAGAAAGATCTGATATTTTAGATAAAATTGTAACGGAAACAAATTTGTATGAATTACGATTAGATAATACACCAAATAATCCGCGAATTTTTCTTTGTGCTTTTGTTGGAAGGCGTTTTGTGCTATTACATGGGTTTAAAAAGAAAAGTCGCAAAACACCTAAAGCGGAAATTGGTATTGCGGTTAGACGACGCGATCGCATAATTCAACAACAGGAGGAAAATTAA
- a CDS encoding helix-turn-helix domain-containing protein, with protein sequence MTETNIQDVLAFLEQIIPDTPEMQLIERQELFRLTLTQVMRNLRKNLGLTQGELAEKMGVTQSWVSKLESANNDHAFESVLAYLDALGADFEVTILLKGKKVAVIPALLRMTPEEFEASLSTVLDVSEELENNHQDINKMPLNRIKLPVG encoded by the coding sequence ATGACAGAAACAAATATTCAAGATGTTCTCGCTTTCCTTGAGCAAATTATTCCTGATACCCCAGAAATGCAACTCATAGAAAGACAGGAATTATTTAGATTAACGTTAACTCAAGTCATGCGAAATTTACGGAAAAACTTAGGGTTAACTCAAGGGGAATTAGCAGAAAAAATGGGAGTTACTCAAAGTTGGGTTTCTAAATTAGAAAGTGCCAATAATGATCATGCTTTTGAGTCTGTGTTAGCTTATTTAGATGCGTTGGGTGCAGATTTCGAGGTCACGATTTTACTCAAGGGTAAAAAAGTAGCAGTTATTCCAGCGTTGTTGAGAATGACACCAGAAGAATTTGAAGCATCACTATCAACAGTATTAGATGTTTCTGAAGAATTAGAAAACAATCATCAAGATATAAATAAAATGCCCCTAAACAGAATAAAATTACCTGTAGGTTGA
- a CDS encoding globin family protein, producing the protein MEINIDSTILSVKSEKPFLTSSELQQFMEWLQSNETVLEAAKYLGDYEKLIIQNTIQSLKQSHPDLFLTSQREEKITGDISFYLHLIRDSLVLSDKTALDEALKPNILDTLSLSPNCLIESLNVIKNNIFLKENAKQEILEYIDYAIQKIIEKDKSKNLEDENDQVPFWKKIIEIGTTVSQAEWEKLPKDFSKNFEHYLYGVAKDS; encoded by the coding sequence ATGGAAATCAATATTGATAGTACAATCTTATCTGTAAAGTCTGAAAAGCCTTTTCTAACAAGTTCTGAACTTCAGCAGTTTATGGAATGGTTACAATCAAATGAAACTGTCTTGGAAGCCGCTAAGTATTTAGGAGATTATGAAAAACTAATCATTCAAAATACAATTCAATCTTTGAAGCAAAGCCATCCCGATCTATTTTTAACTTCCCAGAGGGAGGAAAAAATAACGGGTGATATCAGTTTTTATTTACATTTAATTAGAGACTCGTTAGTCCTCAGTGATAAAACAGCATTAGATGAAGCCTTAAAACCCAATATCCTTGATACGTTATCTTTATCTCCTAACTGCTTAATTGAGTCTCTCAATGTAATTAAAAATAATATTTTTCTTAAAGAAAATGCAAAACAAGAGATTTTAGAGTATATAGACTATGCTATACAAAAGATTATTGAAAAAGACAAAAGCAAGAATTTAGAAGATGAGAATGATCAGGTTCCTTTCTGGAAAAAAATTATAGAAATTGGTACAACTGTTTCTCAAGCAGAATGGGAAAAATTACCCAAAGATTTTTCTAAAAACTTTGAACATTATTTGTATGGGGTTGCTAAAGATTCATGA
- a CDS encoding type II toxin-antitoxin system VapC family toxin produces the protein MDTSYLQALANPGDDLHQRAIEVTERLGVFVPVTSELFKSAVKFYSQRLDKGYSLTDCASMLIMRQKGIQDILTYDKHFLQEGFNALLRE, from the coding sequence TTGGATACTTCATATTTACAAGCTTTAGCTAACCCAGGTGATGATTTACATCAACGTGCTATAGAAGTAACAGAAAGGCTGGGTGTGTTTGTTCCTGTTACCAGCGAATTGTTTAAAAGCGCTGTTAAATTTTATAGTCAAAGATTGGATAAAGGTTACAGCTTAACAGACTGTGCTTCAATGTTGATTATGCGTCAAAAAGGAATTCAAGATATTTTGACTTATGATAAACATTTCCTGCAAGAAGGGTTTAATGCTTTGCTTAGAGAATAA